A single window of Bradyrhizobium daqingense DNA harbors:
- a CDS encoding flavin monoamine oxidase family protein: MTITRRGFLSASAALAAVPVLRATAAPLPREADIVVIGAGAAGIAAARRIMAAGRKVVVVEAAGEIGGRCITDSRTFDVPFDRGARWMHNPETNPMIRLARSAGLDVLPAPSGQKMRIGRRNARAGETEEFLAALVRANRAIDEAARGKLDTSCASVLPKDLGDWAGATEFMLGAGFAGKDLKELSAIDKARAQDRTGAIACRQGLGTLIAKLGEQAPVALATPASRIVWSNRDVAVETLSGKIVARAAIVTVSTNVLMSGAIKFAPDIPKRTLDAASKLSLGSYDHIVLQLPRNPLGLARDDILIEQSSSTRTALIYANIGGSSLCSIDVGGSFGRDLSEQGEKAMAAFAKEWITKLFGSEAAAAVQKTSATRWNASPYVMGAMSASSPGGQLSRKILTEPIGNMFLAGEATHETLWGTVDGAWESGERAADSALRKIGALKDEPADVPTQSTKKRRARPQ; encoded by the coding sequence ATGACAATCACGCGCCGCGGTTTCCTCTCGGCGTCGGCGGCCCTTGCCGCGGTGCCGGTCCTGCGCGCGACCGCCGCGCCCCTGCCGCGCGAGGCTGACATCGTCGTGATCGGCGCCGGGGCTGCGGGAATTGCCGCAGCGCGGCGCATCATGGCGGCGGGCCGCAAGGTCGTGGTGGTCGAAGCCGCCGGTGAGATCGGTGGGCGCTGCATCACGGACAGCAGGACCTTCGACGTGCCGTTCGACCGCGGTGCACGCTGGATGCACAATCCCGAGACCAATCCGATGATCCGCCTGGCGCGCAGCGCGGGTCTCGACGTGCTGCCGGCCCCCTCGGGCCAGAAGATGCGCATCGGCCGCCGCAATGCGCGTGCCGGCGAGACCGAGGAATTCCTGGCCGCTTTGGTCCGGGCCAACCGCGCCATCGACGAGGCCGCGCGCGGCAAGCTGGATACGTCCTGCGCCTCGGTGCTGCCGAAGGATCTCGGTGACTGGGCCGGCGCGACTGAATTCATGCTGGGCGCGGGCTTTGCCGGCAAGGATCTGAAGGAGCTGTCGGCAATCGACAAGGCCCGCGCGCAGGACCGCACCGGCGCGATCGCGTGCCGCCAGGGTCTGGGGACCCTGATCGCAAAACTCGGCGAGCAGGCGCCGGTGGCGCTGGCGACACCGGCGAGCCGGATCGTCTGGAGCAATCGCGACGTCGCTGTAGAGACGCTCAGCGGCAAGATCGTCGCCCGCGCCGCCATCGTCACGGTTTCCACCAACGTGTTGATGTCGGGCGCCATCAAGTTTGCGCCCGACATCCCCAAGCGCACGTTGGATGCGGCCTCGAAGCTCAGCCTCGGCAGCTACGATCATATCGTGCTGCAATTGCCGCGCAATCCGCTCGGGCTTGCGCGCGACGACATTCTCATCGAGCAGAGCAGTTCGACGCGCACCGCGCTGATATACGCCAACATCGGCGGCTCCTCGCTGTGCTCGATCGATGTCGGGGGCTCGTTCGGCCGCGATCTCTCCGAGCAAGGCGAGAAGGCGATGGCGGCCTTCGCCAAGGAGTGGATCACGAAGCTGTTCGGCAGCGAGGCTGCGGCCGCCGTGCAGAAGACCAGCGCAACGCGCTGGAATGCCTCACCTTACGTGATGGGCGCAATGTCGGCATCCTCGCCCGGCGGCCAGCTCTCGCGAAAAATACTGACGGAACCGATCGGCAACATGTTCCTCGCTGGCGAAGCCACGCACGAGACGCTCTGGGGCACCGTCGACGGGGCCTGGGAAAGCGGCGAACGCGCCGCGGACTCAGCCTTGCGGAAGATCGGCGCGCTCAAGGACGAGCCGGCGGACGTGCCGACGCAGTCGACGAAGAAGCGGCGGGCAAGACCTCAATAG
- the rpmI gene encoding 50S ribosomal protein L35 has protein sequence MPKLKTKSGAKKRFKVTATGKVMHAQRGKRHGMIKRTKKQIRQLRGTRVLFKTDGDNVKKYFLPNA, from the coding sequence ATGCCCAAGCTGAAGACCAAATCGGGCGCTAAAAAGCGCTTCAAGGTGACTGCCACCGGCAAAGTGATGCACGCCCAGCGCGGCAAGCGTCACGGCATGATCAAGCGGACGAAGAAGCAGATCCGTCAGCTCCGCGGCACCCGCGTGCTGTTCAAGACCGACGGCGACAACGTCAAGAAGTACTTCTTGCCGAACGCCTGA
- a CDS encoding alpha/beta hydrolase yields the protein MTDAIPDSVLEFITVGEGPSARRIAVRRRTGEGPGLVWLGGFKSDMQGGKALALDGWAREHGRAVVRFDYSGHGESGGEFVDGTIGHWLEDSMAVFERFCAGPQVLIGSSMGGWMALLLAREIRKQQEKEQARASLAGLVLIAPAPDFTEELMWKNFPSSVKKEIETKGVWMRPSEYGDGSPYPITRNLIEEGRNHLLLGSAIDLGCPVRILQGAKDPDVPWQHAFALTHRLPADDVVLTMIQDGDHRLSRPQDIARILAAVAEIG from the coding sequence ATGACCGATGCAATTCCCGATAGCGTGCTCGAGTTCATTACCGTCGGCGAAGGTCCGTCGGCGCGTAGGATCGCGGTGCGCCGACGTACCGGAGAGGGCCCCGGACTGGTCTGGCTCGGCGGATTCAAGTCGGACATGCAGGGCGGCAAGGCCCTGGCGCTGGACGGCTGGGCCAGGGAGCACGGCCGTGCTGTGGTCCGGTTCGACTATTCCGGTCACGGCGAATCCGGCGGCGAATTCGTCGATGGAACCATCGGGCATTGGCTGGAGGATAGCATGGCGGTGTTCGAGCGCTTCTGCGCCGGCCCACAGGTTCTGATCGGCTCCTCCATGGGCGGCTGGATGGCGCTGCTGCTCGCGCGCGAGATCAGGAAGCAGCAAGAGAAGGAGCAGGCCAGAGCGTCGCTCGCGGGTCTCGTCCTGATCGCGCCGGCGCCCGATTTCACCGAGGAGCTGATGTGGAAGAATTTCCCTTCTTCGGTGAAGAAGGAGATCGAGACCAAAGGTGTCTGGATGCGGCCGTCGGAATATGGCGACGGCTCGCCCTATCCGATCACGCGAAACCTGATCGAGGAGGGGCGCAATCATCTCTTGCTCGGCAGCGCCATCGATCTCGGCTGCCCCGTCCGCATCCTGCAAGGCGCGAAAGACCCTGATGTGCCGTGGCAGCACGCGTTTGCCTTGACGCATCGTCTGCCCGCCGACGACGTCGTGCTGACCATGATCCAGGACGGTGACCACCGCTTGTCGCGCCCGCAGGACATCGCGCGAATTCTTGCGGCGGTGGCGGAGATCGGGTGA
- the queG gene encoding tRNA epoxyqueuosine(34) reductase QueG, whose protein sequence is MIKPSIDIDELRTALAREARALGFDCIGITAPGTIENAGKYFLEFIASGGHGDMDWLAAQPERRVDPRGLWQDVRSVIMLGVNYGPDQDPLAILEQRTHAAISVYAQGDDYHDLIKKRLKALARWLVATAPSEVKVFVDTAAVMEKPLAQTAGLGWQGKHTNLVSREFGSWLFLGAIYTTLDLPRDEAEIDHCGSCRACLDICPTAAFPVPYKLDARRCISYLTIENKGPIPREFRKAIGNRIYGCDDCLAACPWNKFAQEGREAKLAARDALRAPSLAELARLDDAAFRALFTKSPVKRIGRDRFVRNVLIAIGNSGDAALAGEARRLLEDASPLVRGAAVWALGQLVARDECAELRHAALDKESDESVREEWHAFS, encoded by the coding sequence GTGATTAAACCCAGCATCGACATTGATGAGCTTCGTACCGCGCTTGCACGCGAAGCGCGCGCGCTCGGCTTCGACTGCATCGGCATCACCGCACCTGGCACGATCGAGAACGCGGGAAAATACTTTCTCGAATTCATTGCCTCGGGTGGCCATGGCGACATGGATTGGCTCGCGGCGCAGCCGGAGCGCCGCGTCGATCCGCGCGGGCTGTGGCAAGACGTGCGCTCTGTGATCATGCTCGGCGTCAATTACGGCCCCGACCAGGATCCGCTCGCGATCCTGGAGCAGCGCACACACGCGGCGATCTCGGTCTATGCACAGGGCGATGATTATCACGACCTCATCAAGAAGCGGCTGAAGGCGCTCGCGCGCTGGCTGGTCGCAACCGCGCCGTCGGAGGTGAAGGTGTTCGTCGACACCGCGGCGGTGATGGAGAAACCCTTGGCGCAGACCGCAGGCCTCGGCTGGCAGGGCAAGCATACCAATCTCGTCTCGCGCGAGTTCGGCTCATGGCTGTTCCTCGGCGCGATCTACACCACGCTCGACCTGCCGCGTGACGAGGCCGAGATCGACCATTGCGGCTCGTGCCGGGCCTGTCTCGACATCTGCCCGACCGCGGCATTTCCCGTGCCCTACAAGCTCGATGCGCGGCGCTGCATCTCCTATCTCACCATCGAGAACAAGGGACCGATCCCGCGCGAATTCCGCAAGGCCATCGGCAATCGCATCTATGGTTGCGATGATTGTCTCGCCGCATGCCCGTGGAACAAGTTCGCGCAGGAGGGACGGGAAGCGAAACTCGCCGCACGCGACGCATTGCGGGCGCCTTCTCTCGCTGAGCTCGCCCGGCTGGACGACGCGGCATTCCGTGCGCTGTTCACGAAATCTCCGGTCAAGCGTATCGGCCGCGATCGGTTCGTGCGCAATGTGCTGATCGCGATCGGCAACTCGGGCGATGCTGCGCTGGCGGGTGAGGCGCGGCGATTGCTGGAGGATGCGAGTCCTCTGGTGCGTGGCGCTGCGGTGTGGGCGCTGGGGCAGTTGGTGGCGCGGGACGAGTGTGCCGAGTTGAGGCACGCTGCGTTGGACAAAGAATCCGACGAGAGTGTGCGTGAGGAGTGGCACGCCTTCTCCTAA
- a CDS encoding acyl-CoA thioesterase domain-containing protein, with protein MTNMPFFTRDGDTFHPTEVANGPWDPKSLHGRVIIGLLGFAIEERHSGPEFVPARLTVDMFRLPTIDKPIQVTTRLVRDGMRIRVVEAEFVSGGVSMARASCQLLRRTQNPEGNVWSPPNWDVPKPSDIPKPTDPRLGMNGKWATRPIVGHMGSLGPRKLWMSEVRELVAGVPMTPFVHVATGADFASPFANAGDKGLGYINSDVTIYLHRLPVTNWIGFEVVNHHATDGVAIGECWLYDEEGPIGTATVAALAQRKPMANPSKR; from the coding sequence ATGACAAACATGCCTTTCTTCACCCGCGACGGCGATACATTCCATCCGACGGAAGTGGCGAATGGTCCGTGGGATCCGAAATCGCTGCACGGACGCGTCATCATCGGCCTGCTCGGCTTCGCCATCGAGGAGCGCCATTCCGGACCCGAATTCGTGCCGGCGCGGCTCACCGTCGACATGTTTCGGCTGCCGACCATCGACAAGCCGATTCAAGTGACGACGCGCCTCGTGCGCGACGGAATGCGCATCCGTGTGGTGGAGGCGGAGTTCGTCTCCGGCGGTGTCAGCATGGCACGTGCCTCGTGCCAGCTGCTGCGGCGAACGCAAAATCCTGAAGGCAATGTCTGGTCGCCGCCGAACTGGGACGTGCCGAAGCCATCAGACATTCCGAAACCCACCGATCCCAGACTCGGCATGAACGGCAAATGGGCGACACGTCCCATCGTCGGCCATATGGGCTCGCTTGGACCGCGAAAACTCTGGATGAGCGAGGTGCGCGAGCTCGTCGCGGGCGTGCCGATGACGCCGTTCGTGCATGTCGCCACCGGCGCCGATTTCGCCAGCCCGTTTGCGAATGCCGGCGACAAGGGGCTCGGCTACATCAACAGCGACGTCACCATCTATCTGCACCGCCTGCCGGTGACAAATTGGATCGGCTTCGAGGTGGTGAACCATCACGCCACCGATGGTGTGGCGATCGGCGAATGCTGGCTCTATGACGAAGAAGGCCCGATCGGCACCGCGACCGTCGCCGCGCTGGCGCAGCGCAAGCCGATGGCGAATCCGTCGAAAAGGTAG
- a CDS encoding nuclear transport factor 2 family protein gives MTTTAMLRAFCDAVEQRNGKAFAELFTEDGVYHDVFYGAFVGRAKIAELIDDWFYRTATDFRWDMHAPVTDGTTLYARYTFSYRSTLSEANGARAMFEGVAIMTLKDGRIASYHEVANTAPAFVDLKFAPERIAKIVAKQGAELKARPEMQRHLA, from the coding sequence ATGACCACCACCGCCATGCTGCGCGCTTTCTGCGACGCGGTCGAGCAGCGCAACGGGAAAGCCTTCGCTGAGCTGTTCACCGAGGATGGCGTCTATCACGACGTTTTCTACGGCGCCTTCGTCGGCCGCGCCAAGATCGCCGAGCTGATCGACGACTGGTTCTATCGCACGGCGACCGACTTCCGCTGGGACATGCACGCCCCCGTCACCGACGGCACCACGCTCTATGCGCGCTACACATTCAGCTATCGCTCGACGCTGTCGGAAGCGAACGGCGCGCGGGCGATGTTCGAGGGTGTGGCGATCATGACGCTGAAGGACGGCAGGATCGCGAGCTATCACGAGGTCGCCAATACCGCGCCGGCCTTCGTCGACCTGAAGTTTGCGCCCGAGCGGATCGCGAAGATCGTCGCCAAGCAGGGCGCCGAGCTGAAAGCGCGGCCGGAGATGCAGCGGCATCTGGCTTAA
- the pheS gene encoding phenylalanine--tRNA ligase subunit alpha, with the protein MTDLAQLQAQIIADIAAATDEAALEAVRVAALGKKGSISALLATLGKMSPDERKTQGAAINQAKDEVTRAIAARRDVLKSAALDARLAAETVDVTLPLRDAAAEAGRIHPLSQVWDELTTIFADMGFSVAEGPDIETDDYNFTKLNFPEGHPAREMHDTFFFHPKEDGSRMLLRTHTSPVQVRTMLSQKPPIRVICPGRTYRIDSDATHTPQFHQVEGLVIDKTSHLGHLKWILHEFCKAFFEVDHINMRFRPSFFPFTEPSLEVDIQCRRDKGEIRFGEGEDWLEILGCGMVHPNVLRACGIDPDEYQGFAWGMGIDRIAMLKYGIADLRQLFDSDVRWLSHYGFKPLEVPTLAGGLSS; encoded by the coding sequence ATGACCGATCTTGCCCAGCTCCAAGCCCAGATCATCGCCGACATCGCCGCGGCCACCGACGAGGCCGCGCTCGAAGCCGTGCGCGTCGCAGCGCTCGGCAAGAAGGGCTCGATCTCGGCCTTGCTGGCAACGCTCGGCAAGATGTCGCCGGACGAGCGCAAGACGCAAGGCGCCGCGATCAACCAGGCCAAGGATGAGGTCACCCGGGCGATCGCAGCAAGGCGCGACGTCCTGAAGTCGGCCGCGCTCGATGCGCGGCTCGCCGCCGAGACCGTCGACGTCACCCTGCCGCTGCGCGATGCTGCGGCGGAGGCCGGCCGCATCCATCCGCTGAGCCAGGTCTGGGACGAGCTGACCACGATCTTCGCCGACATGGGCTTCTCGGTCGCCGAAGGCCCCGACATCGAGACCGACGATTACAACTTCACCAAGCTGAACTTCCCGGAAGGTCATCCGGCGCGCGAGATGCACGACACGTTCTTCTTCCATCCGAAGGAGGACGGCTCGCGCATGCTGCTGCGAACCCACACCTCGCCGGTGCAGGTGCGCACGATGCTGAGCCAGAAGCCGCCGATCCGCGTGATCTGCCCGGGCCGCACCTATCGCATCGATTCGGACGCGACCCACACGCCGCAATTCCACCAGGTCGAAGGCCTCGTCATCGACAAGACCTCGCACCTCGGCCACCTCAAATGGATCCTGCACGAGTTCTGCAAGGCGTTCTTCGAGGTCGATCACATCAACATGCGCTTCCGCCCGTCGTTCTTCCCGTTCACCGAGCCGTCGCTGGAAGTCGACATCCAGTGCCGCCGCGACAAGGGCGAGATCCGCTTCGGCGAGGGTGAGGACTGGCTGGAGATTCTGGGCTGCGGCATGGTGCACCCGAACGTGCTGCGCGCCTGCGGCATCGATCCCGACGAGTACCAGGGCTTTGCCTGGGGCATGGGCATCGACCGCATCGCCATGCTGAAATACGGCATCGCCGACCTACGCCAGCTGTTCGACAGCGACGTCCGCTGGCTGAGCCACTACGGCTTCAAGCCGCTGGAGGTGCCGACGCTGGCGGGGGGGCTGAGCTCGTGA
- the rplT gene encoding 50S ribosomal protein L20 → MSRVKRGVTAHAKHKKVYKAAKGFYGRRKNTIRAAKPAVEKAMQYAFRDRKRKKRTFRALWIQRINAAVRPFGLTYSKFIDGMAKSGITVDRKVLSDLAINEPASFQAIAEKAKAALAA, encoded by the coding sequence ATGTCTCGCGTCAAACGCGGTGTGACCGCCCACGCCAAGCACAAGAAAGTCTACAAGGCCGCCAAGGGCTTCTATGGCCGCCGCAAGAACACCATCCGCGCCGCCAAGCCGGCGGTCGAGAAGGCGATGCAGTATGCCTTCCGCGACCGCAAGCGCAAGAAGCGGACGTTCCGCGCGCTCTGGATCCAGCGCATCAACGCGGCCGTCCGTCCGTTCGGACTGACCTACAGCAAGTTTATCGACGGCATGGCTAAGTCCGGGATCACTGTGGACCGCAAGGTGCTGTCGGATCTCGCGATCAACGAGCCTGCGTCGTTCCAGGCGATCGCCGAGAAGGCCAAGGCCGCGCTGGCGGCGTAA
- a CDS encoding sulfite exporter TauE/SafE family protein, translating to MSLTDFLPKDVSLTLAMALCAVAFVSGTARGFSGFGSALIFMPLASSIAAPRLVAALLLVIDFVAAAPLLPDAWRKADRKATAVIVLGALIGVPVGTYFLSVLEPVTTRWIISCFVAALLLLLLSGWRYRGKDHAWLSVGIGGLSGFCSGMAQTGGPPIVGYWLGRPIAPIVARANIVLFFGASDFFSMVSYATTGLISRESLTLSLIVGPVYALGVAFGASLFGRASETMFRRICYALIAIAVITGLPVLDGVLR from the coding sequence ATGAGTCTCACCGACTTTCTTCCGAAGGACGTCAGTCTCACTCTTGCGATGGCGCTCTGCGCCGTCGCTTTCGTTTCGGGCACCGCGCGCGGCTTCTCCGGCTTCGGCTCGGCACTGATCTTCATGCCGCTGGCGAGCAGCATCGCGGCGCCGCGGCTGGTTGCCGCCTTGCTGCTCGTGATCGATTTCGTCGCGGCCGCGCCGCTCCTGCCCGACGCATGGCGCAAGGCCGACCGCAAGGCCACGGCCGTGATCGTGCTGGGCGCGCTGATCGGCGTGCCCGTCGGCACCTATTTCCTCAGCGTGCTCGAACCCGTCACCACGCGCTGGATCATCTCCTGCTTCGTCGCGGCGCTGCTGCTTCTGCTGCTGTCGGGCTGGCGATACCGCGGCAAGGACCACGCCTGGCTCTCGGTCGGCATCGGCGGCCTCTCGGGCTTTTGCAGCGGCATGGCGCAGACCGGCGGCCCGCCGATCGTCGGCTATTGGCTCGGCCGTCCCATCGCCCCGATCGTCGCACGCGCCAACATCGTGCTGTTCTTCGGCGCGTCGGATTTCTTCTCGATGGTCAGCTATGCCACCACGGGCCTGATCTCCCGCGAGTCGCTCACGCTGTCACTGATCGTCGGCCCGGTTTATGCGCTCGGCGTCGCCTTCGGCGCCTCGCTGTTCGGCCGAGCGAGTGAGACAATGTTCCGCCGTATTTGCTATGCGCTGATCGCGATAGCTGTGATCACCGGACTGCCGGTGCTGGACGGGGTGTTGCGCTGA
- the infC gene encoding translation initiation factor IF-3 → MRRPNKAPPAASKDGPRINDDIRNAQIQLIDQTGDNKGTVETVVAIKMAQEAGMDLVEISPNVSPPVCKIMDYGKYKYSAQKKAAEARKRQKTVEIKEIKLRPMIDDHDYDVKMRAMQRFFEEGDKVKITLRYRGREMAHQEIGTKLLDKIKTDVAELAKVEQDARFEGRQVVMVLAPR, encoded by the coding sequence ATTCGCCGTCCCAATAAAGCTCCGCCCGCTGCCAGCAAAGACGGGCCGCGCATCAATGATGATATTCGCAATGCGCAGATCCAGCTGATCGATCAGACCGGTGACAACAAAGGCACGGTCGAGACGGTCGTGGCCATCAAGATGGCCCAGGAAGCCGGCATGGATCTGGTCGAGATTTCGCCGAACGTCAGCCCTCCCGTCTGCAAGATCATGGATTACGGGAAATACAAGTATTCCGCTCAGAAGAAAGCCGCGGAAGCCCGCAAGCGGCAGAAGACGGTCGAGATCAAGGAGATCAAGCTCCGCCCCATGATCGACGATCACGATTACGACGTGAAGATGCGCGCGATGCAGCGGTTCTTCGAAGAGGGCGACAAGGTCAAGATCACGCTGCGCTATCGCGGCCGCGAAATGGCGCACCAGGAGATCGGCACCAAGCTGCTGGACAAGATCAAGACCGACGTCGCCGAACTCGCCAAGGTCGAGCAGGACGCACGGTTCGAAGGTCGCCAGGTCGTCATGGTGCTGGCGCCGCGCTGA
- a CDS encoding endonuclease domain-containing protein — protein sequence MVDPKHPDWKISPKLRANARALRRDSTDAERILWSELRAARLNGASFRRQVPIDRYIADFICHAAKLVIELDGGQHFSDEGERADARRSAALEAKGFKVLRFSNLDVMTNRGGVLETIATTIAERAPTPALPRKREREPTISVEKKQP from the coding sequence ATGGTCGATCCCAAGCATCCGGACTGGAAAATATCGCCCAAGCTGCGCGCCAATGCGCGCGCGCTCAGACGCGACTCGACTGATGCAGAGCGCATCCTTTGGTCGGAGCTGCGTGCAGCTCGGTTGAACGGCGCGAGCTTTCGTCGCCAGGTACCGATTGATCGCTACATCGCCGATTTCATCTGCCATGCAGCCAAGCTCGTCATCGAGCTCGATGGCGGCCAGCATTTCTCAGACGAAGGCGAGCGCGCGGATGCGCGTCGCTCTGCCGCGCTCGAAGCCAAGGGCTTCAAGGTGCTCCGCTTCAGCAATCTCGATGTCATGACGAATCGTGGCGGCGTTCTCGAAACAATCGCGACTACCATCGCGGAGAGAGCCCCCACCCCAGCCCTCCCCCGCAAGCGGGAGAGGGAGCCGACCATCTCCGTGGAGAAAAAGCAGCCATGA
- the pheT gene encoding phenylalanine--tRNA ligase subunit beta gives MKFTLSWLKDHLDTDEPLEKLAEKLTMIGLEVENIEDKAKALKPFTIAKVISAEQHPNADRLRVCMVDTGDGGAPVQVVCGAPNARAGLVSVFSPPGTYIPGKDITLGVGTIRGVESRGMLCSAAELQISNDHDGIMELPADAPIGAGYAEWAALGDPVVEINLTPNRQDCTGVHGIARDLAAADMGKFKDPTIKPIKGEFPCPVKVTVEDATLCPGFALRLVRGVKNKPSPEWLQKRLTAIGLRPINALVDITNFMTFDRARPLHVFDARKVTGNLVVRRAREGESLLALDGRTYNLDPSICVIADEHGVESLAGIMGGEASGCDDDTTDVLIESALWNEINIAQTGRKLGINSDARYRFERGVDPAFMVPGLELATKLVMEMCGGSPSETFVVGKTFGDDRLIEFPITEVKRLSGIEVPQIEMKRILSHLGFMMAGPGPVVKVAVPSWRSDVHGKADIVEEIVRIFGVDKVPMTPFERGEDARKPVLTPLQLRTRRARRALASRGMVEAVTWSFIAKPAAQLFGGGQRELEVANPIASDLSDMRPTLLAGLIAAAQANADRGFGDVVLFEVGQLFKGDRPQDQFMAASGVRRGLASSEGPGRHWSGSAQADLFDVKADALAVLAAAGAPMQALQIVAGGPGWLHPGRSGTIQIGPQNVLGHFGEMHPRALEALGADGPLMVFEVILDRIPEAKRKPTRAKPLIELSAFQPVSRDFAFIVDRTVKAGDIVRAAQGVDKKLITGVNVFDVYEGKGIDDGKKSIAIAVTIQPREKTLTDQEIEAVGTKIVAEVTKKTGGVLRA, from the coding sequence ATGAAATTCACCCTCTCCTGGCTGAAGGATCATCTCGACACCGACGAGCCGCTGGAAAAGCTCGCCGAGAAGCTCACCATGATCGGGCTCGAGGTCGAGAACATCGAGGACAAGGCTAAGGCGCTGAAGCCTTTCACCATCGCGAAGGTGATCTCGGCCGAGCAGCATCCCAACGCCGATCGCTTGCGGGTTTGCATGGTCGACACCGGCGACGGCGGCGCGCCGGTGCAGGTCGTGTGCGGCGCGCCGAATGCGCGCGCCGGCCTCGTCAGCGTGTTCTCGCCGCCGGGCACCTACATTCCCGGCAAGGACATCACGCTGGGCGTCGGCACCATTCGCGGCGTCGAGAGCCGCGGCATGCTGTGCTCGGCGGCCGAGCTGCAGATCTCCAACGACCATGACGGCATCATGGAATTGCCGGCGGACGCGCCAATCGGTGCCGGCTATGCCGAATGGGCCGCGCTCGGCGATCCCGTGGTCGAAATCAATCTGACGCCGAACCGGCAGGACTGCACCGGCGTGCACGGCATCGCGCGCGACCTCGCCGCTGCCGACATGGGCAAATTCAAGGATCCCACGATCAAGCCGATCAAGGGCGAATTCCCCTGCCCGGTGAAAGTCACGGTCGAGGATGCCACGTTGTGCCCAGGCTTCGCGCTCCGCCTCGTGCGTGGCGTGAAGAACAAGCCGTCGCCGGAATGGCTGCAGAAGCGGCTGACCGCGATCGGGCTGCGCCCGATCAACGCGCTGGTCGACATCACCAATTTCATGACCTTCGATCGCGCGCGACCGCTGCACGTGTTCGATGCCAGGAAGGTGACGGGCAATCTCGTCGTGCGTCGCGCCCGCGAGGGCGAGAGCCTGCTCGCGCTCGACGGTCGTACCTACAATCTCGATCCCTCGATCTGCGTGATCGCGGATGAGCACGGCGTCGAATCGCTCGCCGGCATCATGGGCGGCGAAGCTTCGGGCTGCGACGACGACACCACCGACGTGCTGATCGAATCGGCGCTGTGGAACGAGATCAACATCGCCCAGACCGGCCGCAAGCTCGGCATCAATTCGGACGCACGCTACCGCTTCGAGCGCGGCGTCGATCCGGCCTTCATGGTGCCGGGCCTGGAGCTCGCGACCAAGCTGGTGATGGAGATGTGCGGTGGCTCGCCGTCCGAGACATTCGTTGTCGGCAAAACTTTTGGTGACGATCGCCTGATCGAATTCCCGATCACCGAGGTCAAGCGCCTGTCCGGCATCGAGGTGCCGCAAATCGAGATGAAGCGCATCCTGAGCCATCTCGGATTCATGATGGCGGGCCCGGGTCCTGTGGTGAAGGTCGCGGTGCCGTCCTGGCGCTCCGACGTGCACGGCAAGGCCGACATCGTCGAGGAGATCGTGCGCATTTTCGGGGTCGACAAGGTGCCAATGACGCCATTCGAGCGCGGCGAGGACGCGCGCAAGCCAGTGCTGACGCCGCTGCAGCTCCGCACCCGCCGCGCGCGGCGTGCGCTCGCAAGCCGCGGAATGGTCGAGGCCGTGACGTGGTCGTTCATCGCAAAGCCTGCCGCCCAATTGTTCGGCGGCGGCCAGCGCGAGCTGGAGGTGGCCAATCCGATCGCCTCGGACCTGTCCGACATGCGTCCGACCCTTTTGGCGGGCCTGATCGCGGCGGCGCAGGCCAATGCCGATCGCGGCTTTGGCGATGTCGTGCTGTTCGAGGTCGGCCAATTGTTCAAAGGCGACCGCCCGCAGGATCAGTTCATGGCGGCGAGCGGCGTGCGCCGTGGTCTTGCTTCCTCTGAAGGGCCGGGAAGGCACTGGTCCGGCTCGGCGCAGGCCGACCTGTTCGACGTCAAAGCCGACGCGCTGGCGGTGCTGGCTGCCGCCGGTGCGCCGATGCAGGCGCTGCAGATCGTCGCCGGCGGTCCGGGCTGGCTGCATCCGGGGCGCTCCGGCACGATCCAGATCGGCCCGCAGAACGTGCTCGGCCATTTCGGCGAGATGCATCCGCGCGCGCTGGAGGCGCTCGGCGCCGACGGCCCGCTGATGGTGTTCGAGGTGATCCTCGATCGCATCCCCGAGGCCAAGAGGAAGCCGACCCGCGCCAAGCCCCTGATCGAGCTCTCGGCATTCCAGCCCGTCTCGCGCGACTTTGCCTTCATCGTCGACCGCACGGTGAAGGCGGGCGACATCGTGCGCGCCGCGCAGGGCGTCGACAAGAAGCTGATCACCGGCGTCAACGTCTTCGACGTCTACGAGGGCAAGGGCATCGATGACGGCAAGAAGTCGATCGCGATCGCGGTGACGATCCAGCCGCGCGAGAAGACCCTGACGGACCAGGAGATCGAGGCCGTCGGCACCAAGATCGTGGCCGAGGTCACGAAGAAGACCGGCGGCGTCTTGCGAGCATGA